A window of Balaenoptera ricei isolate mBalRic1 chromosome 12, mBalRic1.hap2, whole genome shotgun sequence genomic DNA:
tatatgccTAGGTTTCCTGGGACATGTTGAGATGCAAGCAACTTAATTATTCAGAGTTGCTTAGTGATTGAGATCAAGTACGTTGTAGAGCTCATCATAATGCTGTCAGATACTTGACACACTTCACGGTGCCGTGTGAGCGCAGCACACGAGCACTTGAGAGGATGCCGGCAGCGCACAGCTGCCGCTGAGCAGCACAGAAGGCTGAGAATAAGCGGAAGCAGTAACAGGTTTTATATTGGGATTTGTACGCTTGAACTCTTAGAGTATGATAGTGTTTGAATTTCAGAAAGGATTCTAACTGTTTAAAAGGTCCCTACCATTATTTAGTTCCTCCCatgaccccttccctccccctgtgCATTTCACAGGGCATTGATGACACTGATTACCTTAAGGGAAGTTtgcatttttctccttaaattaagGAACTCAGTGCCCATCCCACCAGAAATCCAGTGAGGATTATCAATAGCCATTGCTAAGGAAGGAGAGCTAACTGGGTTTAAAATTCAGTCCTAAAAAGTTAAATTTCATCCTGTATTAACTAACAATTTTTCTCCTAGGTCGCTGGATTTGTGACTGTTGTCAGCAAGCCCCCCCAACACCCAGGAAAGTGGGCAGAAGGGGGAAAAACAGCAAAGAGGGATAGTTTTTGACCCCAATACTGTAATGTGCATTTAAATGAAGTATTTGGTGCCAATTTACAACATTCTCATTTTTACGCCAATAAAAGATTTCTGAAACTATGTGCTTAAAATCTGcaagttcattcattttgttataagcTACTCTTACCCTTGAAACCAATTTCAGGTAGAAGAGTAGTTCCATCTTCCAAAAGGTCTTTATTTCTTAGTACTGTGTCTCTTTCCAGAAATTCGGTGGTACTATCATGCAGCTTAATTTGAAATACTTTATTACTCCGTTGGCCTAAAAGTTACtattattttcatgaaattttcCTAATCTATATGCTTTCTGGTCTACCATGGGTAGCATAGCAAAGTTATTTAATAACGGAAGGCTTTTAATAGGAGCCCAAGatgataaaattacaaatgacccGATGAGATTTGGTGCAGCTGGGTTTAGACCTGTCTTTAACTGGCACCTGCCTACCAGGAACTCCCGTTTGGACAGGAGGTGCTGTCCCTGCTTGGGGTGTAGGCATGGGGCTTCAGTCCATGCTCAGGCAAGTGTGGAGAAATCATTACATTTCACACTTGCTTTTAGTAACTCTTCAAAGCTGACACTTTGTAACTTCATAAGTCACTGCAATCATCTGTTTAGGCACCTGACAAACTAATCAAAATGgggtttaaacattttattatgcaCATTCCTTTTACAGGAATTTTgatgtttagaaagaaaataaatatcgtGCTTGATGCTTTTCATACTTCTGGGGTGACTGAGGTAACAAAACTGtatggctttatttttccatccccCATCTAGGAAAGGTAACCAGAATTCCAACCAGGTACAAGTAGCTAGGTCCACAGCGAACTGCACTCAGCTTCACAGATTAAGGGTATTATGCTCCCCAGGATGTTCAAAGAATcaaaaaagaatttcaagtaCCAATTTCAAAATACTAATTAATATCGTCCAAAGGACAGATTGCTCTTCTTGAGATGCATCTTCTGGAGCAGAAGCCTGCTTGCGACTCGTGTCTGTACCGTCTGAATAAGCAGTCTCACCAAACGGGTGCTGTTCGACCGTCGTATCATAATACACTTTCATTTCAAATTCACTCTCGTGGTGAGACGGGTGTCCATAGATGCCTATTCCCACGGGGCGCTGGAAGTGCGCTGGTATGAAAACCACGTCCTGGCCGCAAGTGACAGACTGTAAGTCGTACTCATCAAAGCTCGGGTGGAGGGTGCTATCGGATACATACAGGTCCGCATCACCTTTCAAGCTCTGCATCTTAAGAACTATCTTCCCCTCATGATTTAACCTCAAATAGCTGTAATTCCCAGCTCCTATCTGACCCTGAACAACGTGCAGAAGGACCCATTCTTCTGGAACTTCCTCCTCGTCAGAGACGTTCACCGAGGAGACAGCCTGAGAtgccagaagcagcagcagcgcgCTCTTCCACGGAGCCGCCATGACTGGGGCGCCTAGTGCGGTGCCTTCCTCATCTGTGACTTGTCCTGCGGACACACGACAGGGGGAGGACGCGCTGAGCGCGTCCGGAGCCGCAGACTGCGGGCGGGTCCCGGCCACCTCGGCGGCCAGGCCCGCCCCCGGCCCGGGGAGGGGACCCGCGGGGAGGAGGACGCGCGCGAAGGCGGGGcgggaggggcagaggaggggagtgGGCCGGGGACCCACCGAGCGCGGGGTCGGGCGGAGGGCGGCTCGGGGCCCAGGGCTCCGCCGGGGTGGGCGCGGGCGGCAGGTCCGGTATCCGCCCCTGGACTCACCACCGCTCCCCGCAAGCGCCGCGCCGGGAGCATGAGGGCCGGGCAGCCGAACCGGAGGAGCCGGAAGTGAGGCGCGCCCGGAAGTAAGGCGTCCGGAGGTGGCACGGCGCCCGGAAGTGAGGAAAGCTGGCAGTTGGCCGGCGCCCGGAAGTGAGGCAAGGCCGGAAATGGGGTAGTGCGTAGACTCCGGGTTCTCGCGAGAATGCCGAGGTGGTGAGGGCGCCGAGCTGCGGGGACTCGTAACCAGGGCGACGGGGGCGGGGCGCTGGTCCTACGCCGCCGGGTGCTCACCTGGATTGCGCGTCCACTTGGCGAGTTCAGCGTCAGGTCCCAGAGGGTCCCCAGGTGAGAAACAGGTGCGCCCGAGGGACCGTTGTCCGGGCACCTGGTACCTGTTCTCTGTTTCTCGTAACCGTGTTACTTCTCGAAATGCTCCTAAGAGAAGCTTCAAACTGAAGTTGTATTTATATTCaggatttattttgttaatttggaATATGGTGTTAATGGACGCCTGTTGGCCATTGGAAAAGATTCTCCTAAGAAAGATTATGTGCATTTTAGTATCACACTTTCGTGTTGATTCCAATTCCTGTGTTTCATTTTAGAACTTGCTGAATCACTTATGTGGAAACAGGTGGagtgtaaatattaaaaacaggcaATGACCCTTGTGCTCCTTTCTACAGAACCTGAACTCTGCCAAGTAGCTACAAGATGTGGGTTGGTCATGTTGCTAAGGAGATTGTCATGTGTTGGGTTAAAGAATGTGTCTGTTGCTGCATTGAATAGTTACATTTGCTGTCACCTTTGGGCATGTAAAAGAGACATGACAGACTTAAGGCTGATTATTTTTAGGGGGGTTGATTTGCCTGAAGTTAGGAGAAGTTGTATCCAGGTGGGTAGTTACTCGTTTGGGTTGATGATGAGATGGCACTAGTGGACCTCAACACTTCCTCCTGCAAGAAGTATCTGGTTACCTGTGACACCCACTGAACCGGGGCTGTTCCCAAGTTTAACATTTTCCTGTCAAGAAAGCATATCAGACTGGAATACAAGGGAGTGTGTAGGTTATAGAGATACATCTGGATCTATTTTAAATCATTGGAAAAGATTGACTTTAAAACTTCAGCATCATTACTGCTATTGGTAGTCAATGATTTGTGCTTGCCTAACAAGTCATGGTGGTgtggactgaaaaaaatgcacaacctaaaaggtgagagttatgttttattcggtggacattctgaggacttcaagctcAGGAGACAGGACTCTCAGATCACTCTGAGGGACGGCTGTGAAGAGGCAAGGGGGAGGCCAGGATATGTAGGAATTTTTgtaacaaagaccaggtagtcagaacatcaaaagattactgtcaattaaagaaaaccagatatctcaagttaaggaatttagtgcttttctatatatgggaagatgcaagagtctgggctcactgaaatcattcctttgatatgcacttcAGCtacctagggccagtatcctgtgttttctcatcctgagtcccctcagggtgcaccgttgGGATGCTGTAATGTGACggtttgatggctgcaacatcctgtgtttactgatatggcagacAACGTTCTTCATTCACATGTCATAAAAGTACAAAATTTGTGTTTCAAGAACCACAGGTTTGTAAAATCAGGCTTTCCTCAGCCTGACCAACAGAAAGagtgtatcaatttttttttttaattaagcatcTAAATATAAAGAGTAGTAATACCTTTTAAAGTGTTTAATAACTTAAGAAAGGACTTAAAGTCACGGGAATGCCTGAGTATAATTTGGTAGTGTTCCCATACCTCCGTGATCAGCCATTGCTCCATTTTTATACTAGTTCTGTCCTCAGAGGAGCTAGAATTAGAACCTGTCTCTGGTTTTGGCGAATGTGGagaactttatattttcttttgctacAAAGTAAGCCATTAAGGGTACTTTAATTATGCTGCCTGTGGGCACTCAACCTGCTGTCTGACTACCACACTATGTTTTCCTAACTCAAGAATAAATTGGCACATCTCTGGCTGGCTTAGCTGCTAAAAGAGAAAGATTATGATCTTTTTTACTCAAAAGGGAgtagttttctctttctaaaaaatatacatatacacatttatacaaagaaaaaaaaaacagaaggagaTGTGCAAGGTTTTAACAGTGGTgccccttgttttttttttctagtctggATTTTCTAATTTTGTGCAATTTACATGCTCTGCTGTATCAGTGAAAGGGTCTTGAATGTACAGCCTCTAGCTTTCTGGGATTTACTGACTTAACTTTAAAACAATGGTCTCTCTAGCAGCCACTGTCTCCAGATTTTCCTAAGGTGCTTCTGTAGCCTGAGATACACGAGAACCTTATTAGAAACTAACTGTAGTGTGTCCTCTCAGACTTGTTCCTGTGATGCGCATATTGGACTCTTACATTGATTTTCCACGGGGAAGACACAGCAAGGAGGGGAGGTAGAGAGGGAAAGGCCAACTCTATTATTTTTgcattgtttaaatattttgcattGTATTGCTTTTGTACATGAAAAAGGTTAAAGGATTTCTGTCAGTGTGGGTAGACCAGTGCAGAGGCAGAGGACCCTGACAGATAATAGCATGTGTCCTGCCCGCAGGGTCCTTGTGGCTGTTCGGGCCGGATGCCGCGCCTCAGCGTCTCTCCGTCTGGTGGGTCCCTCCTCAGCAGGCCCTCCAAGGCCTCTCCATCtagccagggggtggggggagggaagagagtcGGGTGGGAGGGTTTTCTGGGCTGGGTTGTAAGTGGCCTACGTTGCTTATCCCACATACTCCCTTGTTCCTGCTGCCCTGGCCAGAACTCAACCACGTGGTGGCACTTAGCTCCAAGGGAAGCTGGATCTTGTAGTTTCCAGAAGGGAAGGGAATGGCTTGGGGAACAGGGGCAGCCTCCGTTATCTGACTAAAGCCAGAAGTCCGCTTCGGCTCTGAGCCCACAAGGAGAACCCACCTCCCCGGGGCACAACCTGGGCAGGGCAGCGAGCAGGACACAGAGGACTCCCAGCATGCACTGCTCTCCCCGTCAGGCCCGGACGTGGTTCCTCATGGTCCCGTGACCCATGAACTGCTCCCCCTCCGGAGACTCTCCCCTTCCTACGGGAGACAGGTCCACAGCAGTGCTGAAATCGGGTGGAGTGGGTGTTGGAGGAGGTTCCCAAGTGGACCCTGACTGCTGCCTGGGGACCGGACGGTGGTTTTCTGAAGCCTGTGGTCCTCCCCTCAGACCTTCCCCTCCATGGCCTCGTGTAAAGTGGCCTGTGAGGAGGGGGCTGGCGTGGTCCCTCTCCTGCAGCCGTGGAGACGGGGGCCCAGAGACGCTCGGTCCTAAGCAGTCAGCCGTCGTGCCTGCTGTGCCCTTTCTCCGGCCTCCTGGCTCTCCCAGGAGCACGTGGGCTCCTGGCTGTGTTCATCCTGTCAGCTCCGCCTGCCAGCCGGCAGCTCTACCTCCGTCCCGCCGGCTGTGCTGTTCAAGCctgactttctcttttctttgtgcgTACTTGCTCTCCTGTCTCTCTTGAAACTGAATGGCTGAGACCTGGAGCTTATGTGGAACTAAAGGCTTGAGCGGGAAGGTAACCATCCTTGACCTGACCTTTCCGGGAAGGCTGAGTCTAGATGGTCCCTGGTCTCTTTGGCGCTTTGAGGGGCAACCCATTCCAGTTTGCCTCCCTGAAGCCCCCAGGCTTCTGGATACTTTGTTTCCACTCGTTTCTGCTTGCTTGAGCCAACTTTAAGTGTGGGCTACCAATGCTGGTTCTTTCCCATCATTTCCTTGAGGGCTACAGGATCAGAGAGAGGGGTCTGCCTTCCAGGTCATTACAAAGTGGAGTTTAACCAGATGCTCCGTCACCGTGGGCCATCTGCATACCGGGTTCTGCGTGCGTCTGGGCAGGCTTTTGCAGATAATCTCACGTTTCAGGGCCTGACAC
This region includes:
- the C12H6orf120 gene encoding UPF0669 protein C6orf120 homolog, with translation MAAPWKSALLLLLASQAVSSVNVSDEEEVPEEWVLLHVVQGQIGAGNYSYLRLNHEGKIVLKMQSLKGDADLYVSDSTLHPSFDEYDLQSVTCGQDVVFIPAHFQRPVGIGIYGHPSHHESEFEMKVYYDTTVEQHPFGETAYSDGTDTSRKQASAPEDASQEEQSVLWTILISILKLVLEILF